The following are from one region of the Salvia splendens isolate huo1 chromosome 2, SspV2, whole genome shotgun sequence genome:
- the LOC121775278 gene encoding uncharacterized protein LOC121775278: MATLTLPLLLSFLVATASARPCKTLFYFSATTTYYPSNSLNSNPNDSNYALIENPQYITLIFTTTSTVSPRFPNRQFNDANQSSPSEFPPDFYSSVSSSVRDRTMDILSVVGALLFGVGCGAVAAAVMFSLWSLFSPRSVDFDDLSSSDEDDDDDNDDVILAKKIGYVAIPAQRKVIDCDLEKAAEGV; this comes from the coding sequence ATGGCGACCTTAACCCTCCCGCTCCTCCTCTCCTTCCTGgtcgccaccgcctccgcccGCCCCTGCAAAACTCTCTTCTATTTCTCCGCCACAACCACCTATTACCCTTCTAATTCCCTCAATTCAAACCCTAACGATTCCAATTACGCCCTAATCGAAAATCCCCAATACATTACCCTAATcttcaccaccacctccaccgtCTCTCCCCGATTCCCCAACCGCCAATTCAACGATGCCAACCAATCGTCGCCGTCCGAATTCCCGCCAGATTTCTACTCCTCCGTCTCCAGCTCCGTCCGCGATCGAACCATGGACATCCTGAGCGTCGTCGGGGCGCTGCTCTTCGGCGTCGGATGCGGGGCCGTCGCCGCCGCGGTCATGTTCTCCCTGTGGTCGCTGTTCAGTCCCCGCAGCGTTGACTTCGACGACCTCTCCTCGTCCGACGAAGATGACGACGACGACAATGATGATGTCATCCTCGCGAAGAAGATCGGTTACGTGGCGATCCCGGCGCAGCGGAAGGTGATTGATTGCGACCTCGAGAAGGCCGCGGAGGGGGTTTGA